A genomic window from Syngnathus typhle isolate RoL2023-S1 ecotype Sweden linkage group LG18, RoL_Styp_1.0, whole genome shotgun sequence includes:
- the spag9b gene encoding C-Jun-amino-terminal kinase-interacting protein 4 isoform X2 — protein MELDDVVLYQDDSCNSTMMSDRVSGLAGSIYREFERLIAKYDEDVVKELMPLVVAVLENLDSVFAVNQEHEVELELLKEDNEQLVTQYEREKSLRKHIEERYIANEDSLDGERKELQSRVVTLESRSRQMELKARNYADQINRFEEREADLKKEYNALHQRHTEMIHSYMEHLERTKHQHTVTVEPSDSGTSASARMRKDRPVSMGIFPVPGIDGTGTDLHREPVEVHAEPWRANNLSHPRSNTSLKDELANTSHEGSKSSSPTKQGGVSKQIPSSSSSSQGGASQTPPMETGDCQTSATSSSSSPSHRGVACSDTSPSSVAVSHSGSPVAWETGVTPQERGGLDKNLDCNSKNISSMQVQQENQEAAAVAHECNENNLEKSEVLAIIESTPELDMDLHGCQGTSTPTKGGVENLAFDRNTDSLFEELSSAGNDYIGDVDEGADLLGMGREVEHLIQENTQLLETKNALNVVKNDLIARMDELSCEKEVLQGELDAVTQVKIRLEEKNKDLEDQLKKVRAELDNSKHASKTENEDDSDVPTAQRKRFTRVEMARVLMERNQYKERLMELQEAVRWTEMIRASKENPVLPEKKKSSLWQFFSRLFSSSGGASKKPAAEAPVNVKYNAPTSHIQPSVKKRSSALQQLPSDKSKAFDFLNEELPVDNMVSRREQKRAQYQQVKAHVQKEEEGRVQAYGWSLPKKHKNNGGQEKTKHLPVPVFLRPLDEKDASMKLWCAAGVHLSGGKTRDGGSIVGASVFYSNVAGPESPKKKIGSQSSLEKLDQELKEQQKELRQHDDLSSSVWICTSTQSSTKALVIDANQPGMILESFFVCDAHVLCITSVPGARETDYPAGEELTWSSESAPTKKAFSSDSGGSASGCDSVLGGITVVGCTAEGATAVPQTAGKENGETQGTEESEGSASPKAGVYSEHVFTDPLGLQQTAEDFADDSQRECGGDLVKAGTSSNATAEEQDLTREEAQKMSSVLPTMWLGAQNGCVYVHSSVAQWKKCLHSVKLKDSVLGIVHVKGRVLVGLSDGTLAIFHRGADGQWDLSNYHLLDLGKPHYSIRCMTVVHDKVWCGFRNKIVVVQPKAMKIEKTFDAHPRKESQVRQLAWDGDGIWVSIRLDSTLRLFHAHTFQHLQDVDIEPYVSKMLGTGKLGFSFVRITALMVSCNRLWIGTGNGVIISIPLVETANKLTKGADNQEGDAVCVYGDESSDKVAAGTFVPYCSMAHAQLCFHGHRDAVKFFTAVPGHGLPSTTSGDEKISDDPSQNETKSMLIMSGGEGYIDFRMGDEEGEAAEGADAQMKLHSPVSVAERSHLIVWQVLDNQ, from the exons ATGGAGTTGGACGACGTCGTCCTCTACCAGGATGACTCCTGCAACTCCACCATGATGTCCGATCGGGTCTCCGGTTTAGCCGGTTCCATATATCGTGAGTTCGAGCGGCTCATCGCCAAGTACGACGAGGACGTGGTGAAGGAGTTGATGCCGCTTGTTGTTGCCGTGCTGGAGAACTTGGACTCGGTGTTCGCTGTCAACCAAGAGCACGAAGTGGAGCTGGAACTTCTGAAGGAGGACAACGAGCAACTTGTCACCCAGTACGAACGAGAGAAGTCGCTGAGGAAGCACATTGAAGAG AGGTACATCGCCAACGAAGACTCCCTGGACGGGGAGAGGAAGGAGCTCCAGAGCCGAGTGGTCACTCTGGAGTCGCGCTCGCGTCAGATGGAGCTCAAAGCGAGAAACTACGCCGATCAAA TCAACAGATTTGAAGAGAGGGAAGCGGATCTCAAGAAGGAATACAATGCCCTCCACCAGAGACACACGGAG ATGATCCACAGTTACATGGAGCACTTGGAGCGAACCAAACACCAGCATACCGTCACGGTGGAGCCCTCAGATTCGGGCACAAGCGCATCTGCTCGAATGCG GAAGGATCGTCCCGTTTCCATGGGCATCTTTCCGGTCCCAGGGATTGATGGCACGGGCACTGACCTCCACAGGGAGCCCGTGGAGGTTCACGCTGAACCTTGGAGAGCTAACAACCTCAGCCACCCAAGGTCTAACACCAGCCTTAAG GATGAACTGGCCAACACAAGCCACGAAGGATCCAAATCCAGCTCTCCAACCAAGCAGGGAGGTGTCTCCAAACAgattccctcctcctcctcatcatcacaAGGCGGAGCATCCCAAACACCTCCGATGGAGACTGGTGACTGTCAAACTTCggcgacatcatcatcatcatcgccgtcCCACCGCGGCGTGGCGTGTAGCGATACGAGCCCTTCATCCGTCGCAGTGAGTCATTCTGGGTCTCCCGTTGCCTGGGAAACCGGAGTTACGCCGCAGGAACGCGGTGGCCTGGACAAGAATCTGGACTGCAACAGTAAGAACATTTCAAGCATGCAAGTACAACAGGAGAATCAGGAAGCGGCAGCTGTGGCCCACGAATGCAACG AAAACAATCTGGAAAAGTCTGAAGTCTTGGCCATTATAGAGTCCACTCCTGAGCTGGACATGGACCTCCATGGCTGCCAAGGAACGAG CACCCCCACTAAAGGCGGCGTGGAGAATCTAGCATTCGACCGGAACACAGACTCCCTGTTCGAGGAGCTGTCCTCTGCAGGAAACGACTACATAGGAGATGTGGATGAAGGAGCAGACCTTTTAG gtatGGGTCGTGAAGTGGAACATCTTATCCAGGAGAATACTCAACTTCTCGAGACAAA AAATGCCCTAAATGTGGTTAAGAATGACCTGATTGCTCGAATGGACGAGCTGTCCTGTGAGAAGGAGGTCCTACAAGGAGAGCTTGACGCCGTGACACAGGTCAAGATCAGACTTGAGGAGAAGAATAAGGATTTAGAAGACCAACTGAAGAA AGTTCGAGCTGAACTCGACAACAGCAAACACGCATCCAAGACCGAGAACGAAGATGAC AGCGACGTGCCCACAGCCCAGAGGAAACGCTTCACTCGGGTGGAAATGGCCAGAGTCCTGATGGAGAGGAACCAGTATAAGGAGAGGCTGATGGAGCTGCAAGAGGCTGTCAGATGGACAGAGATGATAAG GGCATCAAAGGAGAACCCAGTACTTCCCGAGAAGAAGAAATCCAGTCTCTGGCAGTT TTTCAGCCGTTTGTTCAGTTCCTCGGGCGGCGCCTCGAAGAAACCCGCGGCCGAAGCGCCGGTCAACGTGAAGTACAACGCACCCACCTCGCACATTCAACCTTCGGTCAAGAAAAGGAGCAGCGCCTTGCAGCAACTGCCCAGCGACAAGAGCAAAGCCTTTGATTTCCTCAACGAGGA ATTGCCAGTGGACAACATGGTGTCCAGGCGAGAACAGAAGCGAGCACAGTATCAGCAGGTTAAAGCCCATGTGCAGAAAGAGGAAGAGGGGAGAGTGCAGGCTTATGGCTGGAGCCTGCCCAAGAAGCACAAA AACAACGGCGGTCAAGAGAAGACCAAGCATCTACCCGTTCCGGTTTTCCTTCGACCTTTGGATGAGAAAGATGCCTCCATGAAG CTGTGGTGCGCTGCCGGCGTCCATTTATCCGGAGGGAAAACCAGAGATGGGGGCTCCATTGTCGGGGCCAGTGTGTTTTATAGCAACGTAGCAGGACCAGAGAGCCCCAAAAAGAAAATAGGGTCTCAGAGCAGCCTGGAAAAACTCGATCAAGAACTCAAG GAACAGCAAAAAGAACTGCGACAGCACGACGACCTGTCGTCCTCGGTGTGGATTTGTACCAGCACCCAGTCGTCGACCAAAGCTCTTGTCATTGATGCCAACCAGCCTGGAATGATCCTGGAgagcttttttgtgtgtgatgcACATGTCCTTTGTATCACCAGTGTTCCAG GCGCGAGAGAGACAGACTATCCAGCAGGTGAAGAACTAACCTGGAGTTCAGAGTCGGCGCCGACCAAAAAGGCCTTTTCGTCCGACAGCGGCGGCAGCGCATCAGGCTGCGACAGCGTGCTCGGAGGCATCACCGTCGTGGGCTGTACGGCCGAGGGAGCGACGGCCGTCCCTCAGACGGCAGGCAAAGAAAACGGAGAAACCC AGGGCACTGAAGAGAGCGAAGGCTCCGCTAGTCCCAAAGCCGGCGTGTACAGTGAACACGTCTTCACGGATCCTTTGGGGCTGCAGCAGACAGCAGAGGATTTTGCCGACGACTCTCAGAG AGAGTGCGGCGGTGACCTTGTCAAAGCTGGCACGAGTTCAAACGCCACGGCTGAGGAGCAAGATCTGACCAGAGAAGAGGCTCAGAAGATGAGCAGCGTCCTCCCCACGATGTGGCTGGGGGCACAGAACGGATG tgTGTATGTCCACTCATCGGTGGCACAGTGGAAGAAATGTCTCCATTCCGTAAAGCTGAAAGACTCAGTACTCGGCATCGT ACACGTGAAAGGGCGCGTCCTGGTCGGCCTGTCCGACGGCACCTTGGCCATCTTCCATCGGGGAGCTG ATGGACAGTGGGATCTGAGCAACTACCACCTGCTGGACTTGGGGAAACCTCACTACTCCATCCGCTGCATGACGGTGGTACACGACAAGGTGTGGTGCGGTTTCAGAAATAAGATCGTTGTGGTGCAGCCCAAAGCCATGAAGATTGAG AAGACATTTGACGCCCACCCCCGTAAAGAGAGCCAGGTCCGTCAGTTGGCGTGGGACGGCGACGGCATCTGGGTGTCCATCAGGCTGGACTCCACGCTCAGGCTCTTCCACGCCCACACTTTCCAGCACCTACAGGATGTGGACATTGAGCCTTACGTCAGCAAGATGTTGG gtaCGGGGAAACTTGGCTTCTCATTTGTGCGCATCACGGCTCTCATGGTGTCATGTAATCGTCTGTGGATCGGTACCGGAAATGGAGTCATCATTTCAATCCCTCTAGTAGAAA CCGCCAACAAACTAACCAAAGGAGCAGATAACCAGGAAGGCGACGCCGTTTGCGTCTACGGTGACGAGAGCAGTGACAAAGTAGCAGCAGGGACATTTGTTCCGTACTGCTCCATGGCCCACGCCCAGCTCTGTTTCCATGGACATCGCGATGCCGTTAAGTTCTTCACCGCCGTCCCGG GTCATGGCCTTCCATCGACAACCAGCGGTGATGAGAAGATCTCAGATGACCCATCCCAAAACGAAACCAAGTCCATGTTGATAATGAGTGGAGGAGAAGGCTACATTGACTTCAGGATGG GGGATGAGGAGGGGGAAGCGGCGGAAGGGGCGGATGCCCAAATGAAACTTCACTCCCCCGTATCTGTAGCTGAGCGCAGCCACCTCATCGTCTGGCAGGTCCTGGACAACCAATGA
- the spag9b gene encoding C-Jun-amino-terminal kinase-interacting protein 4 isoform X1, with amino-acid sequence MELDDVVLYQDDSCNSTMMSDRVSGLAGSIYREFERLIAKYDEDVVKELMPLVVAVLENLDSVFAVNQEHEVELELLKEDNEQLVTQYEREKSLRKHIEERYIANEDSLDGERKELQSRVVTLESRSRQMELKARNYADQINRFEEREADLKKEYNALHQRHTEMIHSYMEHLERTKHQHTVTVEPSDSGTSASARMRKDRPVSMGIFPVPGIDGTGTDLHREPVEVHAEPWRANNLSHPRSNTSLKFDVQSGTFKLPNEKSDQDELANTSHEGSKSSSPTKQGGVSKQIPSSSSSSQGGASQTPPMETGDCQTSATSSSSSPSHRGVACSDTSPSSVAVSHSGSPVAWETGVTPQERGGLDKNLDCNSKNISSMQVQQENQEAAAVAHECNENNLEKSEVLAIIESTPELDMDLHGCQGTSTPTKGGVENLAFDRNTDSLFEELSSAGNDYIGDVDEGADLLGMGREVEHLIQENTQLLETKNALNVVKNDLIARMDELSCEKEVLQGELDAVTQVKIRLEEKNKDLEDQLKKVRAELDNSKHASKTENEDDSDVPTAQRKRFTRVEMARVLMERNQYKERLMELQEAVRWTEMIRASKENPVLPEKKKSSLWQFFSRLFSSSGGASKKPAAEAPVNVKYNAPTSHIQPSVKKRSSALQQLPSDKSKAFDFLNEELPVDNMVSRREQKRAQYQQVKAHVQKEEEGRVQAYGWSLPKKHKNNGGQEKTKHLPVPVFLRPLDEKDASMKLWCAAGVHLSGGKTRDGGSIVGASVFYSNVAGPESPKKKIGSQSSLEKLDQELKEQQKELRQHDDLSSSVWICTSTQSSTKALVIDANQPGMILESFFVCDAHVLCITSVPGARETDYPAGEELTWSSESAPTKKAFSSDSGGSASGCDSVLGGITVVGCTAEGATAVPQTAGKENGETQGTEESEGSASPKAGVYSEHVFTDPLGLQQTAEDFADDSQRECGGDLVKAGTSSNATAEEQDLTREEAQKMSSVLPTMWLGAQNGCVYVHSSVAQWKKCLHSVKLKDSVLGIVHVKGRVLVGLSDGTLAIFHRGADGQWDLSNYHLLDLGKPHYSIRCMTVVHDKVWCGFRNKIVVVQPKAMKIEKTFDAHPRKESQVRQLAWDGDGIWVSIRLDSTLRLFHAHTFQHLQDVDIEPYVSKMLGTGKLGFSFVRITALMVSCNRLWIGTGNGVIISIPLVETANKLTKGADNQEGDAVCVYGDESSDKVAAGTFVPYCSMAHAQLCFHGHRDAVKFFTAVPGHGLPSTTSGDEKISDDPSQNETKSMLIMSGGEGYIDFRMGDEEGEAAEGADAQMKLHSPVSVAERSHLIVWQVLDNQ; translated from the exons ATGGAGTTGGACGACGTCGTCCTCTACCAGGATGACTCCTGCAACTCCACCATGATGTCCGATCGGGTCTCCGGTTTAGCCGGTTCCATATATCGTGAGTTCGAGCGGCTCATCGCCAAGTACGACGAGGACGTGGTGAAGGAGTTGATGCCGCTTGTTGTTGCCGTGCTGGAGAACTTGGACTCGGTGTTCGCTGTCAACCAAGAGCACGAAGTGGAGCTGGAACTTCTGAAGGAGGACAACGAGCAACTTGTCACCCAGTACGAACGAGAGAAGTCGCTGAGGAAGCACATTGAAGAG AGGTACATCGCCAACGAAGACTCCCTGGACGGGGAGAGGAAGGAGCTCCAGAGCCGAGTGGTCACTCTGGAGTCGCGCTCGCGTCAGATGGAGCTCAAAGCGAGAAACTACGCCGATCAAA TCAACAGATTTGAAGAGAGGGAAGCGGATCTCAAGAAGGAATACAATGCCCTCCACCAGAGACACACGGAG ATGATCCACAGTTACATGGAGCACTTGGAGCGAACCAAACACCAGCATACCGTCACGGTGGAGCCCTCAGATTCGGGCACAAGCGCATCTGCTCGAATGCG GAAGGATCGTCCCGTTTCCATGGGCATCTTTCCGGTCCCAGGGATTGATGGCACGGGCACTGACCTCCACAGGGAGCCCGTGGAGGTTCACGCTGAACCTTGGAGAGCTAACAACCTCAGCCACCCAAGGTCTAACACCAGCCTTAAG TTTGACGTCCAAAGTGGAACGTTCAAATTACCGAATGAGAAGTCTGATCAG GATGAACTGGCCAACACAAGCCACGAAGGATCCAAATCCAGCTCTCCAACCAAGCAGGGAGGTGTCTCCAAACAgattccctcctcctcctcatcatcacaAGGCGGAGCATCCCAAACACCTCCGATGGAGACTGGTGACTGTCAAACTTCggcgacatcatcatcatcatcgccgtcCCACCGCGGCGTGGCGTGTAGCGATACGAGCCCTTCATCCGTCGCAGTGAGTCATTCTGGGTCTCCCGTTGCCTGGGAAACCGGAGTTACGCCGCAGGAACGCGGTGGCCTGGACAAGAATCTGGACTGCAACAGTAAGAACATTTCAAGCATGCAAGTACAACAGGAGAATCAGGAAGCGGCAGCTGTGGCCCACGAATGCAACG AAAACAATCTGGAAAAGTCTGAAGTCTTGGCCATTATAGAGTCCACTCCTGAGCTGGACATGGACCTCCATGGCTGCCAAGGAACGAG CACCCCCACTAAAGGCGGCGTGGAGAATCTAGCATTCGACCGGAACACAGACTCCCTGTTCGAGGAGCTGTCCTCTGCAGGAAACGACTACATAGGAGATGTGGATGAAGGAGCAGACCTTTTAG gtatGGGTCGTGAAGTGGAACATCTTATCCAGGAGAATACTCAACTTCTCGAGACAAA AAATGCCCTAAATGTGGTTAAGAATGACCTGATTGCTCGAATGGACGAGCTGTCCTGTGAGAAGGAGGTCCTACAAGGAGAGCTTGACGCCGTGACACAGGTCAAGATCAGACTTGAGGAGAAGAATAAGGATTTAGAAGACCAACTGAAGAA AGTTCGAGCTGAACTCGACAACAGCAAACACGCATCCAAGACCGAGAACGAAGATGAC AGCGACGTGCCCACAGCCCAGAGGAAACGCTTCACTCGGGTGGAAATGGCCAGAGTCCTGATGGAGAGGAACCAGTATAAGGAGAGGCTGATGGAGCTGCAAGAGGCTGTCAGATGGACAGAGATGATAAG GGCATCAAAGGAGAACCCAGTACTTCCCGAGAAGAAGAAATCCAGTCTCTGGCAGTT TTTCAGCCGTTTGTTCAGTTCCTCGGGCGGCGCCTCGAAGAAACCCGCGGCCGAAGCGCCGGTCAACGTGAAGTACAACGCACCCACCTCGCACATTCAACCTTCGGTCAAGAAAAGGAGCAGCGCCTTGCAGCAACTGCCCAGCGACAAGAGCAAAGCCTTTGATTTCCTCAACGAGGA ATTGCCAGTGGACAACATGGTGTCCAGGCGAGAACAGAAGCGAGCACAGTATCAGCAGGTTAAAGCCCATGTGCAGAAAGAGGAAGAGGGGAGAGTGCAGGCTTATGGCTGGAGCCTGCCCAAGAAGCACAAA AACAACGGCGGTCAAGAGAAGACCAAGCATCTACCCGTTCCGGTTTTCCTTCGACCTTTGGATGAGAAAGATGCCTCCATGAAG CTGTGGTGCGCTGCCGGCGTCCATTTATCCGGAGGGAAAACCAGAGATGGGGGCTCCATTGTCGGGGCCAGTGTGTTTTATAGCAACGTAGCAGGACCAGAGAGCCCCAAAAAGAAAATAGGGTCTCAGAGCAGCCTGGAAAAACTCGATCAAGAACTCAAG GAACAGCAAAAAGAACTGCGACAGCACGACGACCTGTCGTCCTCGGTGTGGATTTGTACCAGCACCCAGTCGTCGACCAAAGCTCTTGTCATTGATGCCAACCAGCCTGGAATGATCCTGGAgagcttttttgtgtgtgatgcACATGTCCTTTGTATCACCAGTGTTCCAG GCGCGAGAGAGACAGACTATCCAGCAGGTGAAGAACTAACCTGGAGTTCAGAGTCGGCGCCGACCAAAAAGGCCTTTTCGTCCGACAGCGGCGGCAGCGCATCAGGCTGCGACAGCGTGCTCGGAGGCATCACCGTCGTGGGCTGTACGGCCGAGGGAGCGACGGCCGTCCCTCAGACGGCAGGCAAAGAAAACGGAGAAACCC AGGGCACTGAAGAGAGCGAAGGCTCCGCTAGTCCCAAAGCCGGCGTGTACAGTGAACACGTCTTCACGGATCCTTTGGGGCTGCAGCAGACAGCAGAGGATTTTGCCGACGACTCTCAGAG AGAGTGCGGCGGTGACCTTGTCAAAGCTGGCACGAGTTCAAACGCCACGGCTGAGGAGCAAGATCTGACCAGAGAAGAGGCTCAGAAGATGAGCAGCGTCCTCCCCACGATGTGGCTGGGGGCACAGAACGGATG tgTGTATGTCCACTCATCGGTGGCACAGTGGAAGAAATGTCTCCATTCCGTAAAGCTGAAAGACTCAGTACTCGGCATCGT ACACGTGAAAGGGCGCGTCCTGGTCGGCCTGTCCGACGGCACCTTGGCCATCTTCCATCGGGGAGCTG ATGGACAGTGGGATCTGAGCAACTACCACCTGCTGGACTTGGGGAAACCTCACTACTCCATCCGCTGCATGACGGTGGTACACGACAAGGTGTGGTGCGGTTTCAGAAATAAGATCGTTGTGGTGCAGCCCAAAGCCATGAAGATTGAG AAGACATTTGACGCCCACCCCCGTAAAGAGAGCCAGGTCCGTCAGTTGGCGTGGGACGGCGACGGCATCTGGGTGTCCATCAGGCTGGACTCCACGCTCAGGCTCTTCCACGCCCACACTTTCCAGCACCTACAGGATGTGGACATTGAGCCTTACGTCAGCAAGATGTTGG gtaCGGGGAAACTTGGCTTCTCATTTGTGCGCATCACGGCTCTCATGGTGTCATGTAATCGTCTGTGGATCGGTACCGGAAATGGAGTCATCATTTCAATCCCTCTAGTAGAAA CCGCCAACAAACTAACCAAAGGAGCAGATAACCAGGAAGGCGACGCCGTTTGCGTCTACGGTGACGAGAGCAGTGACAAAGTAGCAGCAGGGACATTTGTTCCGTACTGCTCCATGGCCCACGCCCAGCTCTGTTTCCATGGACATCGCGATGCCGTTAAGTTCTTCACCGCCGTCCCGG GTCATGGCCTTCCATCGACAACCAGCGGTGATGAGAAGATCTCAGATGACCCATCCCAAAACGAAACCAAGTCCATGTTGATAATGAGTGGAGGAGAAGGCTACATTGACTTCAGGATGG GGGATGAGGAGGGGGAAGCGGCGGAAGGGGCGGATGCCCAAATGAAACTTCACTCCCCCGTATCTGTAGCTGAGCGCAGCCACCTCATCGTCTGGCAGGTCCTGGACAACCAATGA